Sequence from the Nitrospiria bacterium genome:
ACAAAAGCGTTTTCATTTGGATGGCATTTTATCACAATCGCGGGGACGGCAAGCCCTCGGCTCCGGCGGGGTGAATCAGGACGGGGCGCGATTCGCCCTCCTTCTCCCGAGGGAGGCTCCCAGCGCTGCGGTCAGGAGGGCCGGAATAGAAAATATCCCGAGGACAACGAGCCCTATGGGAAACATGCTCCCCAAACCTTGCGTGAGAAACATCCAGACGCCTTGCGCCGCGAAAGGAGTTACGGCCCATCTCCACGGCTGCTGCGGTTCGACGTACGCCAGGACCGCCGCCACGACACAAATGACCGGAATGCCATAGATGAAGTACAGCTCTGAATCCCACGCCTCACGATGATGGGAGACCCCTGACAGTACGATCCATACTAATGCCCCGCCGGCCGCCGCGATCCCGATGAGCCAGTAATCCTTCTTCACGCGATCACCGTTGCTGTATTTACGTCAATGCTCCCGGTCAAAAGCTCGCTCCGCTCCCGGCTCCGGCGCGGGGTGGATCAGTAGCGGCGTCGGCCTCCCGGTCCTCCTCGCTCTCCCCGTCCTCCTCCCCCTCGATCTTCGCGGGGACGGGCTTCATTGACGTTGACCGCCCTCCCTTTTAAATCTTTTCCGTTCATGCCCTCGATCGCCGCCTGCGCCTCCGAAGCGGTGGGCATTTCCACAAACCCGAAACCTCTCGACGAACCCGTGAACTTATCCTTGACCACCTCGGCCGTTTCGACTTTTCCGAACGCCTCGAAGGCCTGACGCAGATCTTCATCCATGACGTCGCGCGATAAATTGCCCA
This genomic interval carries:
- a CDS encoding RNA-binding protein; amino-acid sequence: MKIFVGNLSRDVMDEDLRQAFEAFGKVETAEVVKDKFTGSSRGFGFVEMPTASEAQAAIEGMNGKDLKGRAVNVNEARPREDRGGGGRGERGGPGGRRRY